The Acanthochromis polyacanthus isolate Apoly-LR-REF ecotype Palm Island chromosome 10, KAUST_Apoly_ChrSc, whole genome shotgun sequence genome includes the window GACTtttgcaaaatgactgaaagccAGAGGCCAGATAGTAAACAAACAGTAATATTTAtcatatcaaataaataaataccttCTTTCTTtgaaatgattgtttttaaaatcaactGAGAAACAGCCATGGGAAATTGCTGAGCATTTactgaataaacaaacaaagaaaaagtccCAGAGTGAATCAATTAAATTTCATATTGAATTAGAAAATACGCTGTAAACCAATTACATCAGATAAGTTGAACCATATCCATGCAGAACACCACACAATTTATGAGCACAAACCACTcctgacattaaaaaaacaatagatTTTTAAACCGCCTGGACACATTTATGGCTTTTTAGTCTGTTCACGAAGATTTATCTGAGCAGAGAGAGCAAACAGTTAGCCTGCAACTATCCAACGGTAACAATAAACACCTACTACCAACACCTATAGGTCACATATTAACACATGGAGCCATacaaaagcatcaaaactcaCCTTAAGACAACAGtccttaaagacaaaactgtgttataaatatttaaaaaaatatcaggcCTATCGTTGCACATTTTTTGATGCATCCTTGAAAGTTTGAGTCACAACCAAAGAAAAATCACCACCACCAAAATGATAAGATAAGAAAAGAACAGATAAGATAAGACTACATTTTTTAACCAGATTTGTTATTGTAGCTTCATGTGCTCAAACTTAATGCACATTTCTGGTTATCAAATGGTCAGACGTaacagaaaaatgcatgaaattgACATTTCTGTCAAACAAGGACACCCAGACTCGCTGTCTTTACTGTATGTGGGCTGATCATGTTTACAGTCGTGTGCAGTCGACCCTTACATGCCTACTATGAACCGGAATAATCTCAAAAAACAATACGCATTTCCAAAATATGCAAAGACATTTTgagctgtctctgtgtttgcctGACAGCCTCAGCAGCAAACACACGTCTTCATCTGCTCAAACGAATTTGCAGCCATCTGATTGGTTTCCATCGAGCACTCAGAGAGACAGACTGTCCTCCAGAAACCCTCTTTTCATCCACTTTCTGTAAACAACAGTGGAATGCATAAGGGACGTCAGGAGGTAAATCAGAGCTGCAGGTCGcagagtggcagagaagtaatAGCGCCATATTTTCACAGGCATGCATTCAATTTCTCTCACACATTCCACCTGAAACGAAAAGGTCGAGGCCTCAGATAATCCAGCTATCTTTTATCTCACACCTGTATTCACACATTTCCGATATTTCTCCTTCACTATTCACACGTTTCAATTTACATCAAACGATGAGGCAGTCGCGGCAGAGCGAGGTGAAAGGAAGCAACATGGAGCACAGATTTGAAGAAAGTCCTGATTAAATGACtgattagcttttttttttatttttagcctcAGTTTTtagtgtcaaaaaaaaatcaaaaaagatGTGGatatttggacagttttttcattgttttctgacaGTGTGCAGCGCAAACAATCTTTGTCAGTCAAGCTCTGACAAACTGTTCACATACCAATTGTTCAACCATAATTACAGCCCACAGTTATGCTCATTGTGTGCATGGTTATGGTGGTAAAGATGTTTTTGAGGGTTGTTTTGGTCTCCGTTATTAGTTTTATTGCAGTTCTTCAGGCGGCTCtcgacaagaaacaaaaagcagctGCTGACTTCAGCTCAACAAAGTTATGTTGTCATGTGAAGCCCTGAAGGCATGAATGTTAAAAATGGTTGAAAACACTTCCATGAATTGCATTTAAAGGATACTAGTAGCATGTTGTGTACATTTCACTTCTCTACACATGCTCAAACCTGCAGACCAAGTGTCATCACCTCGCAGAAGCGCTGGAAAAACCTGAAGCTGACAGGAGCGGGAACATGCTTTATTTTGCGGTGTAAAACAATGTGACAATTATGTCTTGGAAAaccactgacatttttcagtcatGCGGTGGTGACACATGGGAGCAAATACAGAGGAGAGTATCTGGAACAGGCCACTCCTTCCTTGACTCATAAATTCCTGCCGTATTTTTTCACTTCTCTTTCAGCATCATGGCGTTCGCTGGGAAATATGAGCTCGAGAGTCAGGAGAACTACGTGGAGTTTCTGGAAGTGATTGGTATTTATTTATACATGAGCTGCAGCATGTGGATTAATATGAGTCGCTTTTGATTTGAACTTTAACTTTCTTTATTTGGAACTTCCCCCTCTTTGTCACAGGGCTTCTCAGTGCCAAGACAGACCATAAAGTGGTGACAGAGGTGGCTCAGGATGGAAACAACTTCACCTGGACGCAAACCATCCCCAACTGGACCTGGTCGAACAAGTTCACAGTGGGTCAGGAGTGTGAGCTGGTGACAATGACGGGCTCCAAGTTCAAGGTGAGTTTATGAAAGGAAAATGATCAATTGCCAGCAAATCTGCCCCATTTTCTTAGCCGTCTGTGACCTTTTATCCTTGTGACCTACAGGCACCTGTAACTATGGAAGGTGGAAAGATCTCCATACAGTTTCCTCAGTACCATTTCACAGCAGAGATCAGTGATGACAAGCTAGTAATGGTAAGAGAAGCAACCACTTATTTACATGTCCTTACATTTGTCTTAGTTTTTGTGGCACATGGAAAAAGTAAAAAGCTgaactgattgaatattctgaATAATGTAACATTGCTGGTTATGAACAACAGTTTGACAGATACTGACCAAACAGAAATTTTAgcaggttttatttttgaaattagcaaaaaaaaaaaaaaaaaaaaggagcataATTACTGGTTgtaatttccattttttcactttcatgttCAAGTAATAGAGACAAATCATGTCTGTATGACTCCAATAACTTGAATATAAGTTCCCGTTTCTGAAACTTTGCTCAGTCTTTACTTCTCTTTTTCTCACACTGTGTTGTCCAGACTTGTGTAACTCCAGGAGAGAAGGGCGTGACCTTCAAAAGAATCAACAAGAGGATCTAACGCTACGAGACTCgacatgcttcagcttcaaAGAGGCTACAGGAGGTAAATCATGACAATAAAGAGCTCCAGGTACAGAAGCAATGGGATCATCTACGCTGAGCAGCAAGAGGAACGTCTCTTGGCTTTAAAGGACTGAATTTTGTTAAACTTCACAGACGTGGCAAAACTACAACATGAACtgtatttacacagaaatgaaaCCGTTTTGACAGTGTTAATGTTTGttccaataaaaacaaatgcctAAATGCAGCTTCTTTTCCAAAGTCATGATGAGGTTTTCCTTTACTTTTAATGTACGAACTTTGTCTTCATGATTTTTGAGACAAATGAGAGGATCATCCTGGGATTTTACATGACATCCTTTGaccatcttttttaaaatctcaaatgagtagaaaatacagtttttatgtgtttttatgggTTAGATattcacttgtgttgttttgacgGGAGCATATATTTAgtatgaacaaaacaaaattattaaGGGTCAAAATTTTAGTTAGCTTTTGGTTGGTGGTCATAAGCTGTTACATATATCAGATTTACTAATAAGTCATTGTTTTATTCAGAAAAGAcagttttttaaatcaatatcagagaaaaaaaatgcataaagtaATTCAATGTGCTAAAAGTTGAAGTCACActgatgtaaaaacaaacaaacaaaaactttaaaaagcgTTTCATACTGCAAAATCACGGACTCCACTGGATTATGCACAAGAAATGAGCAAAACTATTTCACTGtcataattattttttgtttgtttcctctaTTTTTAGACTGAGAGCAAAAGGCTTCAAGAGTGTTACTGTTGATCTGTTATACACAGCAAATTTTGGCTTTTGGAATAAACTCTCTGAGTCAAAAACAACCTAATTCTATTGTACATGTCTGACCATAGACTCCAGAGTTgagtgaaaataattttttttttgagttgatCTTGAactcttttttccccattaatttcgttgtgagcaacacgtaaaacatgagaaatcgtgttggtgtgcacgtaaccatagattaatttacgtgacagtttcacgaatccttgtgagaccgggttgcaacTCCTCAGGTGTTAAAGTTCTAATCTGATATAGAGTAGGTAACACTAAAACCGagttcatttaaatattaactcATTACCAGTGTTTGGAGGAAcacttaaaatatatataattcatatatataatgtaaaaatgACTGCTGTGCAATGTACTCTTTACAGCACTTGTTATATTTAGAAGAGTATTCCTTACATTTAAGCCACCCTCAAGGTTTTAACAGTGCAGCTTAAGTTGAATAAAACAGTCAGTGACACACACTGCATTAGATTAATTTGTCacagcaataaaaacacaacagcactgTCTGTTCAGTTTAACATGAGGTAAACTGCTGAATTTACTCCTCTTCAAGTAcataaaaacagggaaaaagaaCATCACATTGATCCCATTCAGATAAATCAGATCACACAATTTTCTGATACAACATAAAGTTGGAAATCACATCCAATGAAAAGAACCCAAGAATGGTTAGAACACCTAAGTTATCCTGTAATCTGTGCAAACGTACCACATATAGATTATTCAGCAAAAGGAACAGGAACCCCATCAGCTTCAAGCACTGTTAAGTCCTAAATTAAAAGTTTCCGTATTTCATCAATACCATATTTCTTATTATCTTGTGCATCAAACGATGATACCAAATGGATGTTCTTCAGTGCAGAATTCAGAGGAAGTTTTCTGAGAATAAAGTAAAGGTAGCAAACTTTATGTatacttttttttgttaccTAAGAGgatttgcacatttaaattcACTGTAGTATAATTGTATCTGGAGAGCAGATCTATGAACTGGAAACAAAGAATGACTTTTTAAAGCAGGTTCCATCACAGAAGATTTCTCACAGCTCAGTGCTGAGAGAAGCTGCCACTCACCATCATAGTAACAAGCATTCATGCTACTCTGCAGGTCACTTTCACTACACGGACACTGAAGATACCAGATGTGTCCCCACAAAGCTACATGTCCACCAAAACCTCTAAAGTGGGAAATCAAACAtacaaaaatgctcaaaatccAAGAAGCTGGACCGACAGCCAAACTATCACAATGCCAAAGACAACTacaactgaaacacacacagaaggtgACAGACTAACTCACAGTTTCATCATCACATCTACAGAAAGCTCAAAACACCTGATCATGTAGTGTAGAggtttcacaaatactcaagaGGATTTGGACACCAGACACAGATATTTTCCAAATCAAATTAGAGGCATAGCCCAGACAGCTTAACTTCTTCACTACAAAACCACACAAGACATAAAAGAAACATTGCCATCAATTCAATCTCATTCATTAAATCCGTTTAAATACGACTCAAATCATAATCAATCACAAAAACAGCTCAGATGTAAACGCCCAATAAAACAATATCAACAAATTCAAGGTCAGCAACAGGggaaaataattcaaattcCTTAACAGAAAAATCACCAGGAGATTaagaaaaaacatccaaataaTGTCAGTTGAAATGATCGGTTCAATTAGGTTCAGTTCACTGAGATTTTGAAGAgtgaaggagggaaggaaaggCTTGCATGGCATGAAGGGTAATTCTGAACTGAGGCAAGAGAaaagggaagaaaccttgagattctgaaagaaaaagagactTACCTGAACCCGGTTCCTGCAAAGGCATCGACATCCAAGAAGCAGCAGTCCGAGCAGGTTGAAGAGGTGCATCCTCAAAGTTGCAGGTTCTTGTGGACCAGGAAACTTTCACACTTTCAGCCGGTTCTGGGTTTTAAATCCACTACATTTGCTTTCGTTCATCACAGTTTGAAGCAAACATGACGAGAAGTTGGACTGGCCCTCCTGAAATCTCCTTTTTCTTAGCTCTCATTTCACTTCCTGTTGTCCTCCATGTTGTCTTTGGTAGCAGCCATCAGCCACCAGGTGTCTCTGCTTTATCACCTCACTTCCTTCCTGTCCAGCAAGGGAAAAAAGGgatattctgtctgttttctttttccatttggCTACAAGCCTTATACCTGCTgcacaggaggaagaggagggaaataaatgaaggaaaacTGATGAAATTTCATAGCTGTTCACCAAGATGCCGCCACACAAACTTTGTATCACTGAATAGAGCTGCCATGATGAAATGTCTTAATATAGACTTTCACACTGAATAAACGTACTTTAAAATGCATGCAGCAGAGTTTTTCAAGCTATAATATGCAACActcctctttctgtgtcttgtgtACATGCATTATCCCAAATATTCCCTATGAAGGCCATTTCAAAGTGGTTTTCAAATTCCCAACTTGTCATGAAATCATCACATTGCACACCAAAATGTAGTGTACAGAAGTTGTACCAATAGACTCAGACCATCATGCATTGCAGCCTGTCCTTGAACTGGTGTCTATAAAAACATTCCTGCTGAAATTTAAAAGGCCAGTCTCCTAAATTCTGGCTAAACACGATGTAATATTAATACGGACAacaaaaaaaggtgttttttttaggCTCAGTTCTTCATATCACTGCTCTGTCTTGTTCTTTAATTTGCAAACAAACCAAATTAAACCAAATGTCTTCTGGGAAAGCAAAATGAACAGATGGTCGaatatatttaatttgataattGATCCATGTGAATTAATATTTCTTATTAGTTCCTGAGATGTTGTCATTCAAACATAATCTGAAATTTCAAAGTGTGAATAAATGAACTGAAAGCTGGTAGAAGAGCACATTTTTGTTGGTTATATGTAGGCAGAATTTCATAAATGTCTTTAGaaatatctatattttatgcaaaaaaaagtaattcagacaaataatcagagatggttgagcagaaattgTTCTAGAAAACACTGTGATTTgagatgggaaaaaaatctgttattccTGCTGTGACATATCAAAACATCTTCTGTGAGGATTTATTTGGTTTCCAAAGACACAATCAATATCATAGTAAGATATCCTATTAAGACAGAGAAATCTTTAACATTTCCTTTCTTACTGTGCTGTTTTTTgaagaataaaatgtgaaaaaatatgaTTCTTCTTTGTCTGCTGTAAAAAATTTATTTAGATCTTATATATATGTCTAAATCAGGATTTCCTCAAATAGCAAAGGAACACAAGTCTGtgtctattattttttttttaaaaattcaaactaTGGAATCGGAAACATCCTGTGATTCAGATGTACACCACTGGGTTCACCCTCAGCTTGAAAATGTGCCATCTAATTTACATCTGCTCAAtgtttaatgtgattttttttcgacatttcttttgtaatttttgtgctAAAATGAACATGAAGTGAACCTTTGTGCTTTAAACTCTCTCTGAACTGACCAGAGCTGCTTTTCTCTATTGTCACCACTGAGAGGCGCCCTCATCCCTCTATAAAACACTGGAGGGGCGTTGAACAAGTCACTGTATGAAGAGACACAGTTTTTGCAAGAGGCAATCAATTTTAATGAAATTCCTTTATAGATTTCAGTCTGTATTTGTGTAGTGATCAAGCATGTGATTTATTGAGctgaataaaaaatacacaaaacaaaaatggttctttgacacacaaataaggagacaggacaaaaaacatgTATTGAACAGCAACAGACGCTGTTCACTGTCAAGTCCATTCATATGAGGATTTAAAGTAACTGCAGGATCAGCTGAAAGAGCCCTACAGGGTCTGTGGTGAGTCAAATAACACTGTTTGGATGATGACCTCCACAATAATCCAGCATCAAGCCAATGAGGCTCTTTCTTGAGCTAAATTTACTGCTAAGAGAGCTTTTGGAGGAAATATGGGATGGAAGCCAAGTCTTGAAACGCAGAAAGGTGAAATGGTGAGGCTGCGGAAAAGCCTGGTTCAGCTGCCAGaagaaaaactgacacaaaaaaacatcattcacGCAATTATTCTTGGTCAAGAGGGGTCAGCACAGTGTTTTCCATTTGCAGGAGTAACTCGCAGCGTCATTTcatagaataaaacaaaacttggTAAAGATCCACTGGCACTGGCAGCTGAGATAAGCAGATACAAAGTCACTGCTGCTGCATTTGTGGGTGCTTCTTGTGACATTGGTGGGGCTTAGGATGAATTTCATTCTGTATTCCACTGCCCTTTGTGTGGggatttcagaaaatgtttgctTGGTAAGATCCGATTGAAAATGTGTGTTGGTTTTCTGAGGCTGATATGTTGAGCTGACTTTAGTTTTGGCAAGTTTTAAAGAAGATACCTGACAGCTGAGACAAAAGACAGTGTGTGCATCGCTggagatttttgttttgtaaatctAATACTTGGAAAATTTACTCCTTTTCCAATTGGCCAAACTAAATGTTATGATTTGTCATGTGGCTATTCAGGTTTATGTCAAGTATCTTGTAAATCCATATCAATTGGCCACCAGAAAGGTGCCCGACACGcaaataaatcacagaaaaataacagtttagaTGATGAGGATTAAAAAAGCATTGATTCACTAATGTTGTAGTCACCATAAAACAGTCACACAACTTTATCTCTACCACAAAGTTGTAGAAAACTGGACAAAGGGTGCAAACATGAGCCAAAACTCAAGCTGAACTTTATGAAGGATGGAGATGCAGATCCAACACAactacagcgccctccataattaatGGCAgactggttaagatgtgttgaaagccttaaaataatttcaatttttattgcagaagcatgctctcacactgaaaattatagaaaaaaatgtattataggagaagattaggtgctgttttgttggcaaaagggggttgtacaaagttaGTCAGgttgctaataattgtggcacacgtgagttgatgtaaaagaattatttcttaatgtgtgattttttcccccactgaataaatgcacttgaattaaaggctggattttcctctttttttcattgtggtcctatattatttggaaaaaaacagaatttattagaagctaaagaacacatcttaaccaggggtgccaataattatggagggcgctgtatgttCACTGTGTagctattttaatataaattacTAAATTGAAATAATGAAGGTCTTTAAACAACATTTCTGACACATATCCCCtctaataaacacaaaaagaagtcATAAAGCTGCTTTCAGGCTTTCATCCTATCGCTGATTAtttgcacacaaacagaaattgGAGCCGTGTGTTAAAAGTAATTAGCAAGTCTAAATGAAAGCTTGAGCTCAGCAATAATGCCGATTAAATGTTGCATTGTGAGCCGCCCTCCCTGCAACCCACACTCAACCATTTCCCCAAATTTTTCCTCGAGGACACATTTAAAAGACGCCGGCGATATTTTTTCTCAGCTCTGCATACAAAAGTCAACAGGAGACGCTGAAAATGATCCATGAAGACGGTCCACTGAGCGAAAAAAATTCCCCTCAGTCTCATTGTGTATTTTCcagtattttcttatttaaattgCTGATTAGTGCTGATATGACATTTATACATGATTATGCTCCACATTCCCTCATTTCCGTAATAACATAAATATTCTACTGGGTTGGGAGGGAACAAAGCTAAGGCTCAGCAGTTTCTAAGACTATTCTGTGTCCGACATGAGGAGGGCGATCAGTTTGCAGTCATTGTACAGGAGCATAATGTgttgtgtgtgacagagagctCCATCACTGAATAGGTTTCTATATGTCAAAATGCCAAATAACATAGAAAG containing:
- the LOC110969426 gene encoding gastrotropin-like, with translation MAFAGKYELESQENYVEFLEVIGLLSAKTDHKVVTEVAQDGNNFTWTQTIPNWTWSNKFTVGQECELVTMTGSKFKAPVTMEGGKISIQFPQYHFTAEISDDKLVMTCVTPGEKGVTFKRINKRI